A region of the Synechococcus sp. UW179A genome:
CCAGTTCGGGATGCTGATCACCCATCTCAAGCAGGTGGCTCCCGAAGCACTCGACACTGCTGATGCCATTGACCTCGGCGACCTCGTCGCCTTTTACAGGGAAGCCAAGAAGCGTTTTGACGATGATGAAGTGTTTCAGACCACATCCCGCGAGGAAGTGGTGAAGCTGCAGGGAGGGGATCCTCTGTCGCTCAAAGCCTGGAGGCTCCTCTGTGACCAGTCGCGGCGCGAGTTTCAAAAGATTTACGACCGGCTCGACATCCGCCTCACCGAACGCGGTGAGTCGTTTTACAACCCCTTCCTGCCGTCGGTAATCGATGGGCTGAAGCAGGTCGGTCTGCTGGTCACCGACCACGGAGCAGAGTGCGTCTTCCTGGAAGGGGTCAGCGGCAAGGACGGCAAGCCGCTACCAGTGATCGTGCAAAAGAGTGATGGGGGCTTCAATTACGCCACAACCGACCTGGCGGCGATTCGTTACCGGTTCGCAGCGGCTCCTGATGGTGATGCAGCCCGACGGGTGATCTACGTGACTGATTCCGGACAGGCCAATCATTTTGCGGGAGTGTTCCAGGTGGCTGAGCGTTCCGGTTGGATTCCCGACGGCTCTCGCCTGGAGCATGTGCCCTTCGGATTGGTCCAGGGAGAAGACGGCAAGAAGCTCAAGACCCGGGCCGGTGACACCGTGCGTCTTCGCGATCTGCTCGATGAGGCGGTGGAGCGCGCTGAAGCGGACCTGCGTTCGCGCCTCAAGGAAGAAGAGCGCAGTGAACCTGAAGACTTCATCAACCACGTGGCCAGCACCGTTGGTCTGGCAGCGGTGAAATATGCCGATCTCAGTCAGAACCGGATCACCAATTACCAATTCTCGTTTGATCGGATGTTGGCCCTGCAGGGAAACACGGCCCCTTATCTGCTGTATGCACTGGTGCGAATCGCCGGAATCGCTCGTAAGGGTGGTGATCTGGATGTATCAACGGCTCAGCTGCAGTTCAGTGAGCCCCAGGAGTGGGCTCTGGTGCGTGAACTCCTCAAGTTCGATGCAGTGATTGCCGAGGTGGAGGAGGAGCTGCTTCCCAATCGTCTCTGCAGCTATCTATTTGAGCTCAGCCAGGTGTTCAATCGCTTCTATGACCAGGTACCGGTGCTCAAGGCAGAGCCAAAAGCGTTACCGTCAAGATTGGCACTATGCCGTTTAACCGCTGACACCTTGAAGGCGGGTCTGGGCTTGCTTGGGATTGCAACCCTGGAGCGGATGTGATGAGTCGCTGGTTGGCTCAACTCCGTCTGCACTCTTGGCCGCTTGCCCTTGGATTGCTGCTGTCGCTGGGGCTGCTCGTTGCCGAGCCAATCATTGTGGATTTCTTTCAGAAAGGCCACTACAACTGGGTTTCGCTGCACTCCTTGGCCATTGCCAAGCACAGCGATCTGGTGGGTGGGGGCGTGGGTTTTTCGTGTGCCGCGATTCGACCTGATGGCCAGCTCTGGTACGACTATTTCAATCGCTATCCATTGCCGTTTGCCCTGCTCAGTCACTGGGTTCTTGCTCCCTGGTCCGGCGATGCCGCCGCTTGGATGTATTCGGCTCGGCAGTGGATGAATCTGATCTTCATCGCAACGGGCGTGGCGTTGTGGTGGTGGTTGCGTGCCATGTGCTTTTCGCGTTCCGTTGCGATGGCAGCGCTTCTGCTCACCGGTGCTGCTCCAGTGGTGCTGCAGTACCGAAGCATGTTTCATTTCGATCAGCCGGCGCTGTTGGCTTATTCACTGCTGCTGCTGGTGGTGGTGCGCAAGCTGCTGGTGCCCCATCCCGATGTGCGTTGGTACTGGGGAATGCTGATGATTGCGGCCTTGTCTGGCCGTTCGGCCGTGGTCCTGATCTTTTCCCTGATTTTGCCGCTGACGTTGACCGTGTTCCGATCCCCCAAGCCGTCCGGTTCGATCTGGCTTGGTGTGCCACTCGCCTTCGGCTCGGTTTTGGTTGGAACCGCTTACAACGTGCTCTGGGAGATGCGACTCAACCAGGTCAGCTGGTCGCAGACCTCGGTGGTGCAGTCGGCATTCCGTCGTCTTGCTTTGAGTGGTGAAGGGTTTGAACCTCGTCACTTGGAGCGCACGCGTTGGTTAGGCGGAGCGCTTCCAAAAATGGCCTCCCATCTCAGTCAATATCTGTTGCCGCTTTTGACGGTGTTGGGGCTGCTGTTGTTGATCTGGTGTTTTGTGCGGTTGACCGCCCATTCGTTCCCAATAGGTGCTCCTCCAGCCGAAGGCTTGTGGTCCGTCAATTCCCCCCGTCAGCTCCTGCTCTGGAGCACAGGACTGACGTCACTGATCTGGGTGGTGGTGATGAAAAACCTATTTGTGTTTCATGTCTACGCCGGCATGGTGGTCCTGCCGTTCTTGCTGTTTTGCATGGCCGTTGTG
Encoded here:
- the argS gene encoding arginine--tRNA ligase; amino-acid sequence: MLRIAHSLDQQLRAAMDSAFPEAANESRQAGRPLDPQLVAASKPEFGDFQANGALALAKPLSQAPRQIAAAIVEQLQHDPAFTALCLEPQIAGPGFINLTIRSECLAAEVASRLGDERLGVSPVKDSAPVVVDFSSPNIAKEMHVGHLRSTIIGDSLARVLEFRGHPVLRLNHVGDWGTQFGMLITHLKQVAPEALDTADAIDLGDLVAFYREAKKRFDDDEVFQTTSREEVVKLQGGDPLSLKAWRLLCDQSRREFQKIYDRLDIRLTERGESFYNPFLPSVIDGLKQVGLLVTDHGAECVFLEGVSGKDGKPLPVIVQKSDGGFNYATTDLAAIRYRFAAAPDGDAARRVIYVTDSGQANHFAGVFQVAERSGWIPDGSRLEHVPFGLVQGEDGKKLKTRAGDTVRLRDLLDEAVERAEADLRSRLKEEERSEPEDFINHVASTVGLAAVKYADLSQNRITNYQFSFDRMLALQGNTAPYLLYALVRIAGIARKGGDLDVSTAQLQFSEPQEWALVRELLKFDAVIAEVEEELLPNRLCSYLFELSQVFNRFYDQVPVLKAEPKALPSRLALCRLTADTLKAGLGLLGIATLERM